TCCCGGGTGCTCGCCCGGCTCGACGACACGGTGGACCACGTCCTGGTCCACACCGGGCAGAACTGGGACCCGACGCTGTCCGAGGTGTTCTTCACCGAGCTGCGGCTGCGCCAGCCGGACCGGTTCCTGGAGGTCGACACCTCCTCGCTCGGCCGGGTCCTCGGCGGCGTGCTGGTCGGCATGGAGCAGGCGATCGCCGAGCTGCGCCCGGACGCGCTGCTGGTGCTCGGCGACACCAACAGCTGCATCGCCGCGCTGATGGCGCGGCGCATGCGCGTGCCGGTCTACCACATGGAGGCCGGAAACCGCTGCTTCGACCTGAACGTTCCGGAGGAGACCAACCGCCGGCTGGTCGACCACGTTGCGGACTTCAACCTGGTGTACACCGAACACGCCCGGCGCAACCTGCTCGCCGAGGGTCTGCACCCGCGCCGGATCCTGCACACTGGCTCACCGATGCGCGAGGTGCTGGAGCACTACCGGGCGCCGATCGCCAGCTCGAGAATCCTGAGCCGGTTGGAGCTTGACCGGGGCGGCTACTTCCTGGTCAGCGCACACCGTGAGGAGAACGTGGACCGCCCCGACCGGCTCCGCAAGCTGCTGGACTGCCTGGTCGCGGTACGCGACCGCTGGAGCCTCCCGGTGCTGGTCTCCACCCACCCGCGCACCCGTAAACGGCTGGAGGCGCTGGCCCCGGACGCCACCGCGTTGGACGGCATCGCCTTCCACGAGCCGTTCGGTCTGCTCGACTACGTGCACCTGCAGACCAGGGCGTACTGCACCCTGTCCGACAGCGGGACGATCAGCGAGGAGTCCGCCATCCTCGGCTTTCCCGCGGTGACACTGCGCGAGTCGATCGAACGCCCGGAGGCACTCGACGCGGGCGGCATCATCATGACCGGCCTCGACCCGCAGGGCGTGGTCGAGGCCGTCGAGGTGACCGTCGCCCAGGTCGCCGCGCAGGGCGTGCCCTGCCCGGTCGACTACCGGGTGCCGGACACCTCCCGGCGGGTCGTCGACTTCATCCTCTCCACCGTCCGCCGGCACCACGACTGGGCGGGCATCCGCCGCTGAACGTCGACGACAAACGGGGCCGGCCACCGCGAACTGCGGTGGCCGGCCCTCCGGTCGTTCGTCAGTGCGACTGCAGCGGTACGCCCAGCGGGCCGTTCACCACCGGACCGGTCGGCTGGGTGCAGAGCAGAGCGAGCTGCTCGACGACCTTCGCCG
The nucleotide sequence above comes from Micromonospora luteifusca. Encoded proteins:
- the wecB gene encoding non-hydrolyzing UDP-N-acetylglucosamine 2-epimerase; the encoded protein is MTRIMTVVGTRPEIIRLSRVLARLDDTVDHVLVHTGQNWDPTLSEVFFTELRLRQPDRFLEVDTSSLGRVLGGVLVGMEQAIAELRPDALLVLGDTNSCIAALMARRMRVPVYHMEAGNRCFDLNVPEETNRRLVDHVADFNLVYTEHARRNLLAEGLHPRRILHTGSPMREVLEHYRAPIASSRILSRLELDRGGYFLVSAHREENVDRPDRLRKLLDCLVAVRDRWSLPVLVSTHPRTRKRLEALAPDATALDGIAFHEPFGLLDYVHLQTRAYCTLSDSGTISEESAILGFPAVTLRESIERPEALDAGGIIMTGLDPQGVVEAVEVTVAQVAAQGVPCPVDYRVPDTSRRVVDFILSTVRRHHDWAGIRR